Part of the Candidatus Oleimmundimicrobium sp. genome, TTAAAGAAACTTAGACGTAATCATTTTGAATGGGGAGGTAAAAATGAGCGATGAAAGAAGATTTGGTTTTGAGGAGTTTGGCATAGGTCTTTTTGCCGGCGCGGCTATAGGGATAGTTGCCGGGCTGCTTCTTGCCCCCCAATCTGGAGCAACTACCAGAAGGCAAATTACCGAATATGCTGAGGGCGCCAAAGATTTAACCGAAGACCTTGTTCAGAAGGCAAAGAACAACTTAGATCTCTTGATTGAAAAAGCGGAGATTCTGGTGGGTCTTCAGGAAAAGCTTGCTTGGAAAAAAATAGAATCTCTTCGGGCCGATCTCAAAAAATATGATTTACACGAGGCATAATTGTAATCTTTTTAA contains:
- a CDS encoding YtxH domain-containing protein: MSDERRFGFEEFGIGLFAGAAIGIVAGLLLAPQSGATTRRQITEYAEGAKDLTEDLVQKAKNNLDLLIEKAEILVGLQEKLAWKKIESLRADLKKYDLHEA